The Mesomycoplasma ovipneumoniae genome includes a region encoding these proteins:
- the mraZ gene encoding division/cell wall cluster transcriptional repressor MraZ gives MFGTVFRILDEKNRIVLPPAFRDELDGDFYISANLDKILEIRSQAEFDIIAQKIGKANSLDPRLRDFARYFFGNTVKVSVDKQGRFLIPKNLLDLAAVKKRIYLLGVNNKIEIWPEERYDQFFAKFSDSNVTADLEKELLKSGVEL, from the coding sequence ATGTTTGGAACTGTTTTCAGAATATTAGATGAAAAAAATAGAATTGTGCTACCTCCTGCTTTTCGTGATGAACTTGATGGTGACTTCTATATTTCAGCTAATTTGGACAAAATTCTTGAGATCAGAAGCCAAGCCGAATTTGATATTATTGCCCAAAAAATTGGAAAAGCAAACTCATTAGATCCACGACTTCGTGATTTTGCAAGATATTTTTTTGGTAATACCGTCAAAGTTTCTGTCGATAAGCAAGGTAGGTTTTTAATTCCCAAAAATTTACTTGACTTGGCCGCTGTCAAAAAAAGAATCTATTTATTAGGGGTTAATAACAAAATTGAAATTTGGCCTGAAGAAAGATACGATCAATTTTTTGCAAAGTTTTCTGACAGCAATGTCACCGCTGATTTAGAAAAAGAATTGCTAAAATCGGGAGTAGAATTATAA
- a CDS encoding thioredoxin family protein, whose protein sequence is MPIFDIHSTDDINQKILTSKAAILVFHQPGCGACVLYEPSIDQMNDKYGVNGLVIIRVNVRENILFARDNQIHGTPTTLFYKDHKLVHRLEGYAPADVLESQLKHFELI, encoded by the coding sequence ATGCCAATCTTTGATATTCACTCAACCGATGACATTAATCAAAAAATTTTAACAAGCAAAGCTGCAATTCTCGTATTTCACCAACCTGGATGCGGAGCCTGTGTTCTTTATGAACCTTCAATCGATCAAATGAACGATAAATACGGAGTAAATGGTCTAGTTATCATTAGAGTTAATGTGCGTGAAAATATTTTATTTGCACGTGATAACCAAATCCACGGAACTCCAACAACATTATTTTATAAAGATCACAAACTTGTACATCGTCTTGAAGGTTATGCTCCTGCTGATGTATTAGAATCACAATTAAAACATTTTGAGTTAATTTAA
- the gpmI gene encoding 2,3-bisphosphoglycerate-independent phosphoglycerate mutase codes for MKKKVILIIIDGLGLRPESQGNGFALAKTPVFDHLFDNYPNSLIAASGQEVGLPEGQMGNSEVGHLNIGAGFIVYTGISIINNALKTGEFFKNEKFIKVFEHSIKTDTPVQIMGLFSPGGVHSHQDHLFALIDFAAEFGVKKLNLHLFGDGRDVAPESIKPNLNLLIKKLKNFENYKIASISGRFYSMDRDKMFDRVELGYNSIRGKAENTFTNPIDYVDSQYEKGITDEFLQPAINLQVNKNDFLNDNHGVIFFNFRPDRARQLSHLILQTDLYTFKPKYPVKIDTFVSMMKYEGINCDIAFEEMKVKNPLGKVADEAGLKQLRLAETQKYAHVTFFVDGGVELELKNSDRILVDSLKVESYADYPQMSAVEITDKLIQVGQNYDLIIVNFANPDMVGHTGNLKATIKAVEILDSQIGRIHTWAKENNFHFFITADHGNAELTEDENNKPSTKHTVFPVMLISSDKSLKLKNGRLANIAPTVLDYLNIKKHPDMDHESLIIKQN; via the coding sequence ATGAAAAAGAAAGTTATTTTAATTATTATTGACGGCCTTGGATTACGTCCAGAAAGTCAAGGAAACGGTTTTGCACTTGCAAAAACACCGGTTTTTGATCATCTTTTTGACAATTATCCAAATAGTTTGATCGCCGCTTCAGGTCAAGAAGTTGGACTCCCTGAAGGACAAATGGGAAATTCAGAAGTTGGCCATTTAAATATCGGAGCCGGATTTATTGTCTATACAGGAATTTCAATTATAAATAATGCTTTAAAAACCGGTGAGTTTTTCAAAAATGAAAAATTTATTAAGGTTTTTGAGCATAGTATCAAAACTGATACGCCCGTGCAAATTATGGGACTTTTTTCTCCAGGAGGCGTTCACTCACATCAAGATCACCTTTTTGCACTAATTGATTTTGCCGCCGAATTTGGTGTTAAAAAACTTAATTTGCACCTTTTTGGCGATGGTCGAGATGTTGCGCCTGAATCAATTAAGCCAAATCTTAACTTATTAATAAAGAAATTGAAAAATTTTGAAAATTACAAAATTGCTTCAATTTCTGGCCGTTTTTATTCAATGGACCGTGATAAAATGTTTGACCGTGTTGAATTAGGCTATAATTCCATTCGCGGAAAAGCCGAAAATACGTTCACAAATCCAATTGATTATGTTGATTCTCAATACGAAAAAGGAATTACCGATGAATTTTTACAACCGGCAATAAATTTGCAAGTTAATAAAAATGATTTTCTTAATGATAATCATGGCGTTATTTTTTTTAATTTTCGCCCTGATCGTGCAAGACAACTTTCACATTTAATTTTGCAAACAGATTTATATACTTTTAAACCAAAATATCCTGTAAAAATCGACACTTTTGTGTCAATGATGAAATATGAAGGGATAAATTGCGATATTGCTTTTGAGGAAATGAAAGTCAAAAATCCGCTTGGAAAAGTAGCAGATGAGGCAGGATTAAAACAACTTCGACTCGCTGAAACGCAAAAATATGCTCATGTAACTTTCTTTGTTGACGGTGGCGTAGAACTTGAATTAAAAAATTCTGACCGAATTCTTGTTGATTCATTAAAAGTTGAGTCTTATGCTGATTATCCACAAATGTCAGCTGTCGAAATCACTGATAAATTAATCCAAGTTGGCCAAAATTATGACCTTATTATCGTCAATTTTGCAAATCCAGATATGGTCGGACATACAGGAAACTTAAAAGCAACTATAAAAGCAGTTGAAATTTTAGATTCACAAATTGGTCGAATTCACACCTGAGCAAAGGAAAATAATTTTCATTTTTTCATTACAGCCGACCATGGTAATGCTGAGCTTACTGAGGATGAAAATAATAAGCCCTCAACAAAACATACCGTATTTCCTGTTATGTTAATTTCAAGTGATAAAAGTTTGAAATTAAAAAACGGAAGATTGGCAAATATTGCCCCAACAGTGCTTGATTATTTAAATATCAAAAAACATCCTGATATGGATCATGAATCATTAATAATTAAGCAAAACTAA
- the rsmH gene encoding 16S rRNA (cytosine(1402)-N(4))-methyltransferase RsmH: protein MHIPVLLEEVILALEINPEGFYVDLTLGRGGHSKAILEKLTTGKLIVFDKDIQAIDETKSKLTAISQNVNFICSDFANFDYHLEKLGIDYIDGFIVDLGVSSPQIDNPERGFSYSKDGNLDMRMDTSQSLDASWVLNQYSEEKLVQIFYKYGQVKFARQIAKAIIENRPLKTTFDLTKIVKKVIPALALSKKNFVKNVFQAVRIEVNNELESLQMLLKKLPKFLKHGSKVLIISFHSLEDRLVKDAFLNLVSKSKQDFFKKGDPEFSTKVFRPSPEEVLLNPRAKSAKLRVLIKNS from the coding sequence ATGCACATTCCAGTTTTGTTAGAAGAAGTTATCTTAGCTCTTGAAATTAATCCCGAAGGATTTTATGTTGATTTAACTTTAGGGCGTGGCGGACATTCCAAGGCGATTCTTGAAAAATTAACAACGGGAAAACTGATTGTTTTTGATAAAGATATCCAAGCCATAGACGAAACTAAATCTAAATTAACTGCAATTAGTCAAAATGTTAATTTTATTTGTTCAGATTTTGCAAATTTTGATTATCACTTAGAAAAATTAGGAATTGATTATATAGACGGGTTTATTGTTGATTTAGGTGTTTCTTCACCTCAAATTGATAATCCTGAGCGTGGCTTTTCTTACTCTAAAGATGGCAATTTAGATATGAGAATGGACACAAGTCAATCTCTTGATGCTTCTTGAGTTTTAAATCAATATTCTGAAGAAAAACTAGTTCAGATTTTTTACAAATACGGACAAGTAAAATTTGCACGGCAAATTGCAAAAGCAATCATTGAAAATAGACCTTTGAAAACCACTTTTGATCTTACTAAGATTGTCAAAAAAGTTATTCCAGCACTGGCGTTATCTAAAAAAAACTTTGTAAAAAATGTTTTCCAGGCTGTGCGAATTGAAGTAAATAACGAACTTGAATCTCTGCAAATGTTGTTAAAAAAGTTACCCAAATTCTTAAAGCACGGTTCAAAAGTTTTAATTATTAGCTTCCATTCGCTAGAGGATCGATTAGTAAAAGATGCATTTTTAAATTTAGTTAGCAAATCTAAGCAAGATTTTTTTAAAAAAGGCGATCCAGAATTCTCAACGAAAGTTTTTCGACCATCACCAGAAGAAGTTTTACTAAATCCAAGAGCAAAATCAGCTAAATTACGAGTTTTAATTAAAAATTCATAA
- a CDS encoding YneF family protein: MEKIAKLFQENSEQIISNVGTAGGVGLGGWIGITIGVGIILFIIGGVIALIVSKKMFEKQIRENPPITEGMIRAMYMQMGRKPSEAQIRAVMRSVKNAKK, translated from the coding sequence ATGGAAAAAATAGCTAAATTATTTCAAGAAAATTCAGAACAAATTATCTCAAATGTCGGTACAGCTGGGGGAGTTGGTCTTGGTGGCTGAATTGGCATAACTATTGGTGTTGGAATTATTTTATTTATTATTGGCGGTGTGATTGCCTTAATAGTTTCAAAAAAAATGTTTGAAAAACAAATCCGCGAAAATCCACCAATAACTGAAGGCATGATTCGCGCAATGTACATGCAAATGGGTCGAAAACCATCTGAGGCACAAATTAGAGCGGTTATGCGATCAGTAAAAAACGCTAAAAAGTAG
- the proS gene encoding proline--tRNA ligase: MKRPEKITPSSEDFAKWYVDVITQANLMSYGPIKGTLYFKPFGYAIWTNITKIVDAFFASQGVKNVYFPLLIPESFIEKEKQHIKGFAPELLTITHVGQKKLAENIYIRPTSELLFADYFKNEIAANNILPLKLNQWTQVLRWEKTTNPFLRNTEFLWQEGHTIHSDKLEAQNFTKKIAKYYKFFLENYLAIPTIFGKKTNREKFAGAVTTYTIESMMQNFRALQSATSHFLGQNFAKNFGIQFKNNKNEFETPYQTSWGISTRLIGALVMVHSDDSGLVLPPKIAPYKVDILEFFAKKHPEVKDFSKKVARILKQRKISYQIDESDEQIGFKINKSEVSGSPIRIEIGPNDVKKNQICLVRRDNRQKIYFSLDELKDKCPKILDEIQKNLFEKAKTRIIENTVFVTSYQDLQAEIQKGKFVIAPFSETSAKEKQIQDETTATARCILPKNSIFNIPQSANSIFSGKKTTKFVLFAKSY; encoded by the coding sequence ATGAAACGACCTGAAAAGATAACGCCAAGTAGCGAAGATTTTGCAAAATGATATGTTGACGTTATAACTCAGGCGAATTTAATGAGTTACGGTCCAATCAAAGGAACACTTTACTTTAAACCTTTTGGATATGCAATTTGAACTAATATAACTAAAATAGTTGATGCATTTTTTGCTTCCCAAGGTGTAAAAAATGTTTATTTTCCTCTTCTTATACCTGAAAGTTTTATAGAAAAAGAAAAACAACATATAAAAGGTTTTGCGCCAGAATTATTAACAATAACTCATGTAGGCCAAAAAAAATTAGCTGAAAATATTTATATAAGACCAACTAGCGAGCTCCTTTTTGCTGATTATTTTAAAAATGAAATTGCTGCAAATAACATTTTACCGTTAAAATTAAATCAGTGAACACAAGTTTTGAGATGAGAAAAAACTACTAATCCATTTTTACGAAATACTGAATTTCTTTGACAAGAAGGTCACACAATTCATTCAGATAAATTAGAGGCTCAAAATTTTACCAAAAAAATAGCTAAATATTATAAATTCTTTTTAGAAAATTATCTTGCTATACCAACAATATTTGGTAAAAAAACTAATCGTGAAAAGTTTGCCGGCGCTGTTACAACTTACACTATTGAATCAATGATGCAAAATTTCCGCGCACTTCAATCAGCCACATCACATTTTTTAGGCCAAAATTTTGCTAAAAATTTTGGAATTCAGTTTAAAAATAACAAAAACGAATTTGAGACGCCATATCAAACATCTTGAGGGATTTCAACTCGTCTAATTGGTGCTCTTGTGATGGTTCACAGTGATGATAGTGGTTTAGTTTTGCCTCCAAAAATTGCCCCATATAAGGTAGATATTCTTGAGTTTTTTGCAAAAAAACATCCAGAAGTAAAAGACTTTTCAAAAAAAGTAGCTAGAATTCTTAAACAAAGAAAAATTAGCTACCAAATAGATGAATCAGATGAGCAAATTGGCTTTAAAATAAATAAGTCCGAAGTTTCTGGATCACCAATTCGAATTGAAATTGGACCAAATGATGTAAAGAAAAATCAAATTTGCCTTGTTCGTCGAGATAATCGTCAAAAAATTTATTTTAGCCTTGATGAACTCAAAGACAAATGCCCTAAAATTCTTGATGAAATTCAAAAAAACTTGTTTGAAAAAGCTAAAACTCGCATAATTGAAAATACAGTTTTTGTAACTTCATATCAAGATCTTCAAGCTGAAATACAAAAAGGGAAATTTGTTATTGCTCCTTTTAGCGAAACTTCAGCAAAAGAGAAGCAAATACAAGATGAGACTACCGCAACAGCTCGTTGTATTTTGCCAAAAAATTCAATATTTAATATACCACAAAGCGCTAATTCAATATTTAGCGGCAAAAAAACTACTAAATTTGTCTTATTTGCAAAATCCTATTAA